In a single window of the Mesorhizobium shangrilense genome:
- a CDS encoding M3 family oligoendopeptidase, which yields MRYPSDREGTAAAARTAAAGPAAAPASAGLPEWNLADLYPSMDAPELAADMARALEAATEFESAWRGKLSAEAEKGAAGRLGEAVKAYEAIDELVGRIGSFAGLVYAGDTSDPKRAKLYGDVQQKMTDASAHLLFFALELNQIDDNLVLAALDADPLFGHYRPWVLDLRMDKPHQLEDRIEQLFHEKSLTGRAAWNRLFDETITDLRFEVGGEELILEQTLHRLQEPDGAVRREAAEALARTFKANLRTFTLITNTLAKDKEISDRWRGFADIADSRHLANRVERGVVDALASAVREAYPRLSHRYYRMKARWLGLAEMNHWDRNAPLPETPQATIAWDDARDTVLSAYHDFSPQMAGIAKNFFDRNWIDAPARPGKAPGAFAHPTVPSAHPYVLLNYMGKPRDVMTLAHELGHGVHQVLAAGQGALMAPTPLTLAETASVFGEMLTFRSLLDRTTDRRERKAMLAQKVEDMINTVVRQIAFYEFERKVHTERKNGELTADKLGEFWLEVQAESLGPAIKLREGYETFWTYIPHFIHSPFYVYAYAFGDCLVNSLYAVYQNAEQGFQEKYFEMLRAGGTKHHSELLKPFGLDATDPNFWSKGLALISDLIDELERLD from the coding sequence ATGCGCTATCCATCTGATCGCGAAGGCACCGCCGCGGCTGCCAGGACTGCCGCCGCCGGACCGGCCGCTGCCCCGGCTTCAGCCGGGCTGCCTGAGTGGAACTTAGCCGATCTTTACCCCTCCATGGATGCGCCGGAACTCGCCGCCGACATGGCGCGCGCGCTGGAGGCGGCGACGGAGTTCGAAAGCGCCTGGCGCGGCAAGCTTTCCGCGGAGGCGGAGAAGGGCGCCGCCGGCCGGCTCGGCGAGGCCGTCAAGGCCTATGAAGCGATCGACGAACTGGTCGGCCGCATCGGTTCCTTCGCCGGCCTCGTCTATGCCGGCGACACGTCGGACCCCAAGCGGGCCAAGCTTTATGGCGATGTGCAGCAGAAGATGACGGACGCCAGCGCGCACCTGCTCTTCTTCGCGCTCGAACTGAACCAGATCGACGACAATCTCGTCCTTGCTGCGCTCGACGCCGACCCGCTGTTCGGCCACTACCGTCCGTGGGTCCTCGATCTCAGGATGGACAAGCCGCACCAGCTTGAGGACCGCATCGAGCAACTGTTCCACGAGAAGTCGCTCACGGGCCGCGCCGCCTGGAACCGGCTGTTCGACGAGACGATCACCGACCTGCGCTTCGAGGTCGGCGGCGAGGAGCTGATCCTCGAGCAGACGCTCCACCGCCTGCAGGAGCCCGACGGCGCGGTGCGGCGCGAGGCGGCCGAGGCGCTGGCGCGGACCTTCAAGGCGAACCTGCGCACCTTCACGCTGATCACGAACACGCTTGCCAAGGACAAGGAGATCTCCGACCGCTGGCGCGGCTTCGCCGACATCGCCGACTCGCGCCACCTCGCCAACCGGGTCGAGCGCGGCGTCGTGGACGCGCTGGCCAGCGCCGTCCGCGAGGCATATCCGCGCCTGTCGCATCGCTACTATCGCATGAAGGCGCGATGGCTCGGCCTGGCGGAGATGAACCACTGGGACCGCAACGCGCCGCTGCCCGAAACGCCGCAGGCGACGATCGCATGGGACGATGCCAGGGACACGGTGCTGTCGGCCTATCACGACTTCTCCCCGCAGATGGCCGGGATCGCCAAAAACTTCTTCGACCGCAACTGGATCGATGCGCCCGCCCGACCGGGCAAGGCGCCGGGCGCCTTCGCGCATCCGACGGTGCCGTCGGCGCATCCCTACGTGCTGCTGAACTACATGGGCAAGCCGCGCGACGTGATGACGCTCGCCCACGAACTGGGCCACGGCGTGCACCAGGTGCTCGCTGCCGGACAGGGCGCCCTGATGGCCCCTACCCCCCTGACGCTGGCCGAAACCGCCTCGGTCTTCGGCGAGATGCTGACCTTCCGCTCGCTGCTCGACCGCACGACGGACCGCCGCGAGCGCAAGGCGATGCTCGCTCAGAAGGTCGAGGACATGATCAACACTGTCGTGCGCCAGATCGCCTTCTACGAGTTCGAGCGCAAGGTGCACACCGAGCGCAAGAACGGCGAACTGACCGCCGACAAGCTGGGCGAGTTCTGGCTGGAGGTACAGGCGGAAAGCCTCGGCCCGGCGATCAAGCTGCGCGAGGGATACGAGACCTTCTGGACCTACATCCCGCACTTCATCCACTCGCCCTTCTACGTCTATGCCTACGCATTCGGGGACTGCCTGGTGAACTCGCTCTATGCGGTCTACCAGAACGCCGAGCAGGGGTTTCAGGAGAAGTATTTCGAGATGCTGAGGGCCGGCGGCACCAAGCATCATTCCGAGCTTTTGAAGCCGTTCGGGCTCGATGCGACGGACCCGAACTTCTGGAGCAAGGGGCTGGCCCTGATCTCGGACCTGATCGACGAACTGGAACGACTGGATTGA
- a CDS encoding sigma-54-dependent transcriptional regulator, with amino-acid sequence MPAHVLIVDDDPVQRRLLEAAVRRFEHEATVAENGEQALAYLEGPAGDRVNVVILDLMMPGIDGLGVLKRLAQRSIKTPVIVQTAQGGIETAVSAMRAGAVDFVVKPASPDRLQTAITHALKVEELEGETRRSGRRGRAHSFRDLITNSPAMERAVRLGQKAAASNIPILIEGESGVGKEIFARAIQGAGDRRSKPFVTVNCGAIPENLVESILFGHEKGSFTGATERHTGKFVEANSGTLFLDEIGDLPLDAQVKLLRAVQEGEVDPVGGRQTVKVDIKLISATHRDLLQQVKDGRFREDLFYRLNVYPIHIPPLRQRREDIAPLALHLAERAARHHSPQKRIEVSPEAIRLLEAYDWPGNVRQLENAILRAIVLSEGASLQPADFPQIRHEVEGEIRIGDARTASQPVERGEPAYAGAAAPAVEREDIRPKAPATHVVRTLDDRGNVRPLAVIELEMIRFAIEHYNGQLSEVARRLGIGRSTLYRKMKEYGIDPVAERVERLAS; translated from the coding sequence ATGCCTGCACACGTCCTCATCGTCGACGACGATCCCGTTCAGCGGCGCCTCCTCGAGGCTGCTGTGCGCCGTTTCGAGCACGAGGCGACCGTTGCCGAGAACGGCGAGCAGGCGCTTGCCTACCTTGAAGGACCGGCCGGCGACCGCGTCAATGTGGTGATCCTCGACCTGATGATGCCAGGCATCGACGGGCTCGGCGTGCTGAAGCGGCTCGCCCAGCGATCGATCAAGACACCGGTCATCGTCCAGACCGCGCAGGGCGGCATCGAGACGGCCGTGTCGGCCATGCGCGCCGGCGCGGTCGACTTCGTCGTGAAGCCGGCATCGCCCGACCGCCTGCAGACGGCGATCACCCATGCGCTGAAGGTAGAGGAACTGGAGGGCGAGACGCGGCGCTCCGGTCGGCGGGGAAGGGCGCACTCCTTCCGCGACCTCATCACCAACAGCCCCGCCATGGAGCGGGCCGTGCGGCTCGGTCAAAAGGCGGCAGCCTCAAACATCCCCATCCTCATCGAGGGCGAATCAGGCGTCGGCAAGGAGATTTTCGCGCGCGCCATCCAGGGAGCCGGCGACAGGCGGTCGAAGCCCTTTGTCACGGTCAATTGTGGGGCGATCCCGGAAAACCTCGTGGAGAGCATCCTGTTTGGGCATGAGAAGGGTTCCTTCACAGGGGCCACCGAACGGCACACCGGAAAGTTCGTCGAGGCGAACAGCGGCACGCTGTTCCTCGACGAGATCGGCGACCTGCCGCTGGACGCGCAGGTGAAGCTGCTACGGGCGGTGCAGGAGGGCGAAGTCGATCCGGTCGGCGGCCGTCAGACGGTCAAGGTCGACATCAAGCTGATCTCGGCCACGCATCGCGATCTTCTGCAGCAGGTGAAGGACGGCCGCTTTCGCGAGGACCTGTTCTATCGACTGAACGTCTATCCGATCCACATCCCTCCGCTCCGGCAGCGACGCGAAGACATCGCGCCGCTGGCGCTCCATCTGGCGGAAAGGGCGGCGAGACACCATTCGCCCCAGAAACGGATCGAGGTGTCGCCCGAGGCGATCCGCCTGCTCGAGGCCTATGACTGGCCGGGCAACGTGCGGCAGCTGGAAAACGCCATCCTGCGGGCGATCGTGCTCAGCGAAGGGGCCTCGCTGCAGCCGGCGGATTTCCCGCAGATCAGGCATGAGGTCGAGGGGGAGATCCGCATCGGCGATGCCCGGACGGCGAGCCAGCCTGTCGAGCGTGGCGAGCCTGCGTATGCCGGCGCGGCTGCTCCCGCTGTCGAGCGGGAAGATATCCGCCCGAAGGCCCCCGCGACCCATGTGGTGCGGACACTCGATGATCGCGGCAACGTTCGTCCCCTCGCTGTCATCGAGCTGGAGATGATCCGCTTCGCCATCGAGCACTACAACGGACAGTTGAGCGAGGTGGCGCGCCGACTCGGCATCGGCCGGTCGACGCTCTACCGGAAAATGAAGGAATATGGCATCGATCCGGTCGCCGAGCGTGTCGAAAGATTGGCGTCCTGA
- a CDS encoding DUF882 domain-containing protein produces MATQASQAETRSLKLHFIHTGEKAEIVYKRNGRYDSAGLAKINRFLRDWRRNEPTKMNPRLLDLVWSVYEGSGSNGYINVVSAYRSPATNSMLRSRSKGVAKKSQHMLGNAMDFFIPGVPLKKVRDLALKAQGGGVGYYPRSGSPFIHMDVGNVRHWPRMSRKELVAVFPKGNTLHVPSDGKPLPGFDQALASYESRKKSGGTALAMVGNDSGRKSKGLLAALFGRSADEEEESGGVADAEETPARREPQKPAEVARPTPMPAIEPRAPVPAEEVPETIVAALPQRSVPLPEIAPRPSAEVGPAPAAELPIDMNDPVVAAIGAAPADSLNATVAEASFKVPLPTWRPDYAPANPEADDPILLALANADAGVPMPTQRPAVAEAIEAFAAVPEARPEPAVMAVADQTGMGMDDEEEEEDSFQIAALIEASAPRDLAAERALENEPVTIVRTETKSTQKAGRATPRDSKPRPASVVVPAQPADARWALDTDYVAKGKGGNSAPSFAYNIVRTAPIEVYADGFQPGGKELDTGSFSGKAVAFLPVARFETN; encoded by the coding sequence TTGGCGACACAGGCTTCGCAGGCCGAAACCCGGTCGTTGAAGCTGCACTTCATTCATACCGGCGAGAAGGCCGAAATCGTCTACAAGCGCAACGGCCGCTACGATTCCGCCGGGCTGGCGAAGATCAATCGCTTCCTGCGCGACTGGCGCCGCAACGAGCCGACCAAGATGAACCCCCGTCTGCTCGATCTCGTGTGGTCGGTTTACGAAGGGTCCGGCTCTAACGGCTATATCAATGTCGTCTCCGCCTATCGCTCGCCGGCGACCAACTCGATGCTGCGCAGCCGTTCGAAGGGCGTCGCCAAGAAGAGCCAGCACATGCTCGGCAACGCCATGGATTTCTTCATCCCCGGCGTGCCTTTGAAGAAGGTGCGGGACCTCGCCCTCAAGGCGCAGGGCGGCGGCGTCGGCTACTATCCTCGCTCCGGCTCGCCCTTCATCCATATGGACGTCGGCAATGTTCGCCACTGGCCGCGCATGAGCCGCAAGGAACTCGTCGCCGTCTTCCCGAAGGGCAATACGCTGCACGTGCCGAGCGACGGCAAGCCGCTGCCCGGTTTCGACCAGGCGCTGGCCTCCTATGAATCGCGCAAGAAGTCTGGCGGAACCGCGCTCGCCATGGTCGGCAACGACAGCGGCCGCAAGTCCAAGGGATTGCTGGCGGCCCTGTTCGGCCGCAGCGCGGACGAGGAAGAGGAAAGCGGCGGCGTCGCCGATGCCGAAGAGACGCCGGCCCGCCGCGAGCCGCAGAAGCCGGCCGAGGTTGCGCGTCCCACCCCGATGCCAGCCATAGAGCCGAGGGCTCCCGTCCCGGCCGAAGAGGTTCCGGAAACCATCGTCGCCGCGCTGCCGCAGCGTTCGGTGCCGCTGCCTGAAATCGCGCCGCGGCCGAGCGCCGAGGTCGGCCCCGCGCCGGCGGCCGAACTGCCGATCGACATGAACGATCCGGTCGTCGCTGCAATCGGCGCGGCTCCCGCCGACAGCCTGAATGCGACCGTGGCCGAAGCGTCGTTCAAGGTTCCGCTCCCGACCTGGCGTCCGGACTATGCTCCGGCGAACCCGGAGGCCGACGACCCGATCCTCCTGGCGCTGGCCAACGCGGATGCAGGCGTGCCGATGCCGACGCAACGGCCGGCCGTCGCCGAGGCGATCGAAGCTTTCGCCGCCGTCCCCGAGGCGCGCCCCGAGCCGGCCGTCATGGCGGTCGCGGACCAGACCGGCATGGGCATGGACGACGAGGAAGAAGAGGAAGACAGCTTCCAGATCGCCGCTCTCATCGAAGCCTCTGCGCCGCGTGATCTCGCTGCCGAGCGCGCCCTGGAGAACGAACCGGTCACCATCGTCCGGACTGAGACCAAGTCCACCCAGAAGGCGGGCCGCGCCACGCCGCGGGACAGCAAGCCTCGCCCTGCCTCGGTGGTGGTGCCGGCGCAACCCGCGGATGCGCGGTGGGCGCTCGACACGGACTACGTCGCCAAGGGCAAGGGCGGCAACTCCGCGCCTTCCTTCGCCTACAACATCGTGCGCACGGCGCCGATCGAAGTCTACGCCGACGGCTTCCAGCCGGGCGGCAAGGAACTCGACACCGGCAGCTTCTCGGGCAAGGCCGTCGCCTTCCTGCCGGTGGCGCGCTTCGAGACGAACTGA
- a CDS encoding 2-dehydro-3-deoxy-phosphogluconate aldolase, whose amino-acid sequence MSAKTDAFLALLAGQPVIPVLKIDDANDAVPLARALAKGGLPAIEITLRTPDALEAIRRVAGEVEEAIVGAGTILNARQFEEAAKAGSRFIVSPGITRQVIEAAAGSEAPLLPGTITPGEMMMALEAGIDFVKFFPAEQAGGAAFLKSLASPFQGLRFCPTGGISAANARDYLGLPNVICVGGSWVAPDAMVKAGKWAEVEALAREASGLRKPG is encoded by the coding sequence ATGTCCGCCAAGACCGATGCCTTCCTCGCCCTTCTCGCCGGACAGCCGGTGATTCCGGTGCTGAAGATCGACGATGCAAACGATGCCGTTCCGCTGGCGCGCGCATTGGCGAAAGGCGGCCTGCCGGCCATCGAGATCACCCTGCGGACGCCGGATGCGCTGGAAGCGATCCGCCGCGTCGCAGGCGAGGTCGAGGAGGCCATCGTCGGCGCCGGCACCATCCTGAACGCCAGGCAGTTCGAGGAGGCCGCGAAGGCCGGCTCCCGCTTCATCGTCAGCCCGGGCATCACCCGACAGGTGATCGAGGCCGCAGCCGGCAGCGAAGCGCCTCTTCTGCCGGGCACGATCACGCCCGGCGAGATGATGATGGCGCTGGAGGCCGGGATCGACTTCGTGAAATTCTTCCCGGCCGAGCAGGCGGGTGGCGCTGCCTTCCTGAAATCTCTGGCGTCGCCTTTCCAGGGCCTGCGCTTCTGCCCGACGGGCGGCATCAGTGCGGCCAACGCGCGCGACTACCTCGGCCTGCCCAACGTCATCTGCGTCGGCGGCTCCTGGGTGGCGCCCGACGCGATGGTCAAGGCCGGAAAGTGGGCCGAGGTCGAGGCGCTGGCGCGCGAGGCGAGCGGCCTGAGGAAGCCCGGCTGA
- a CDS encoding N-acetylmuramidase domain-containing protein, which yields MFDEKVKSAVRQVANALQVDPAALLAIAEVESGGRAFAMVDGRAEPLIRFEGHYFDQRLTGEERRRARASGLSSPTAGAVRNPAPQAGRWQLLAQASEIDRRAAHESVSWGLGQVMGAHWKWLGFDSVDRLVEEARSGLDGQIRLMARYIEKAGLVDEIRRRDWEAFARAYNGPAYARSRYHSRIAAAYERYRIEEAAASRPVRAQEDRPNPEKATTAEGVADLQRMLSATGYPLKPDGVIGPATKKAIRRFQADNGLTVDGVAGPETLAALRDAAPLGDGGVGAWRRFMRLVRGLFGSATS from the coding sequence ATGTTCGATGAGAAAGTGAAGAGTGCAGTCCGGCAGGTGGCGAATGCGCTGCAGGTCGACCCCGCAGCCCTGCTCGCCATCGCGGAGGTCGAGAGCGGCGGCAGGGCGTTCGCCATGGTCGACGGCCGCGCCGAACCGCTGATCCGTTTCGAAGGCCACTACTTCGACCAGCGCCTGACCGGCGAGGAGCGCAGGCGAGCCCGAGCATCCGGGCTGTCCTCGCCGACGGCCGGTGCAGTCAGGAATCCGGCACCGCAGGCCGGGCGCTGGCAGCTGCTGGCGCAAGCGTCGGAGATCGACCGTCGCGCGGCGCACGAGTCCGTCTCGTGGGGCCTCGGCCAAGTCATGGGCGCCCATTGGAAATGGCTTGGCTTCGATTCCGTCGACAGGCTCGTGGAGGAAGCCCGCAGCGGGCTGGATGGCCAGATCCGGCTCATGGCGCGCTACATCGAGAAGGCCGGGCTGGTCGACGAAATCCGCAGGCGCGACTGGGAGGCGTTTGCCCGTGCCTACAATGGCCCCGCCTACGCGCGAAGCCGATACCATTCCCGGATCGCCGCCGCATATGAGCGGTATCGCATCGAAGAGGCAGCGGCATCCCGCCCGGTCCGCGCACAGGAAGATCGGCCCAATCCCGAAAAGGCTACCACCGCCGAAGGCGTTGCCGACCTGCAACGCATGCTTTCCGCCACAGGTTATCCTCTGAAGCCAGATGGCGTCATCGGGCCGGCGACGAAAAAGGCGATCCGGCGCTTCCAGGCCGACAACGGCCTTACCGTCGACGGCGTCGCCGGGCCGGAAACGCTCGCGGCCTTGCGCGACGCGGCGCCGCTTGGCGATGGCGGGGTGGGTGCCTGGCGGCGCTTCATGCGCCTCGTCAGGGGTCTGTTCGGATCGGCTACGAGCTGA
- a CDS encoding rhodanese-related sulfurtransferase, translated as MNLSPNDASFLVAALYRFHPLEGHAELRAPLADFCSRRDIKGTLLLAPEGINGTVAGSDEALGELVAHLETVRGLKGLEIKYSRAAEMPFHRMKVRLKKEIVTMGVPGIDPLASVGAYVPPADWNALIADPGTIVIDTRNDYEVALGTFRGAVDPKTQSFAEFPAWAERNRGDLEGRKVAMFCTGGIRCEKATAYMKSIGVEDVFHLKGGILKYLEEVPAGESLWDGECFVFDERVSVTHGLAEGGAELCRACRWPLTEADMRSEHYVEGVSCARCHDQRTDEDRSRYAERHRQVELAAKRGGKPHVGS; from the coding sequence ATGAATTTATCCCCCAATGACGCCTCATTTCTGGTCGCAGCGCTCTACCGGTTCCATCCGCTCGAGGGGCATGCGGAACTGCGCGCCCCGCTTGCAGACTTCTGCAGCCGGCGCGACATCAAGGGTACGCTGCTGCTCGCCCCTGAGGGGATCAACGGAACCGTCGCCGGCAGCGACGAGGCGCTCGGCGAACTCGTTGCGCATCTGGAGACAGTCCGCGGGCTGAAGGGACTGGAGATCAAGTACAGCCGCGCAGCGGAAATGCCCTTCCACCGCATGAAGGTGCGGCTGAAGAAGGAGATCGTGACCATGGGCGTCCCCGGAATCGATCCGCTCGCCAGCGTCGGCGCCTATGTCCCGCCGGCCGACTGGAACGCGCTGATCGCCGATCCGGGCACGATCGTTATCGACACCCGCAACGACTATGAGGTCGCGCTCGGGACCTTTCGCGGGGCGGTCGATCCGAAGACCCAGAGCTTTGCCGAATTCCCGGCCTGGGCGGAGCGCAACCGCGGCGACCTCGAGGGGCGCAAGGTGGCGATGTTCTGCACCGGCGGCATACGCTGCGAGAAGGCCACGGCCTACATGAAGTCGATCGGGGTCGAGGACGTCTTCCATCTCAAGGGCGGCATCCTCAAATATCTGGAGGAGGTGCCGGCGGGTGAAAGCCTCTGGGACGGCGAGTGCTTCGTGTTCGACGAGCGCGTGTCGGTTACCCACGGCCTGGCCGAGGGCGGGGCGGAGCTCTGTCGCGCCTGCCGCTGGCCGCTCACCGAGGCGGACATGCGCTCCGAGCACTATGTCGAAGGCGTCTCGTGCGCACGTTGCCATGACCAGCGCACGGACGAAGACCGCAGCCGCTATGCCGAGCGGCATCGGCAGGTGGAGCTGGCGGCGAAGCGTGGCGGCAAGCCGCATGTGGGGAGCTGA
- a CDS encoding tellurite resistance TerB family protein has translation MFDPKKLLDDLLGTQVPGTGSTVRDKVSQAGQMAKDNPLAAGALVAVLLGTKAGRDMTGTAVKLGGLAAIGGVAYKAWQNYKNGGNPAEAAQKDPELLPPPEDTSFHPSQAPQGEAEFTLTLVRAMIAAANADGHIDEAERKNIADKLSLSGIGSDAEAFLLKEIESPMSIDQLVAAAQTDAQKVELYTASRLTIAPDTRTERGYLDLLAGRLKLPDALIDHVEATIAASVPPQPAGGAGAPGSAPNSRW, from the coding sequence ATGTTCGATCCCAAGAAGCTGCTCGACGATCTCCTCGGCACGCAGGTTCCCGGGACGGGATCCACGGTGCGGGACAAGGTCTCCCAAGCCGGTCAGATGGCGAAGGACAACCCGCTGGCCGCCGGCGCGTTGGTCGCGGTCCTGCTCGGGACGAAGGCCGGCCGCGACATGACCGGGACCGCGGTGAAGCTCGGCGGCCTGGCTGCGATCGGCGGGGTCGCCTACAAGGCCTGGCAGAACTACAAGAACGGCGGCAATCCGGCCGAGGCGGCGCAGAAGGATCCCGAACTGTTGCCGCCGCCGGAGGACACTAGCTTCCATCCGTCGCAAGCCCCGCAGGGCGAGGCCGAGTTCACGCTGACGCTGGTGCGCGCCATGATCGCGGCCGCCAACGCCGACGGTCATATCGACGAGGCAGAGCGCAAGAACATCGCCGACAAGCTCAGCCTGTCGGGCATCGGCTCGGACGCAGAAGCGTTCCTGCTCAAGGAGATCGAGAGCCCAATGAGCATCGATCAGCTGGTCGCCGCGGCTCAGACCGACGCCCAAAAGGTCGAGCTCTATACGGCCTCGCGCCTGACCATTGCGCCGGACACGCGCACCGAGCGCGGCTATCTCGACCTGCTGGCGGGCCGGCTGAAGCTGCCGGACGCGCTGATCGACCACGTCGAGGCGACCATCGCCGCCAGCGTTCCGCCGCAGCCCGCGGGCGGAGCCGGCGCGCCGGGCTCGGCGCCAAATTCGCGCTGGTAA
- a CDS encoding SDR family oxidoreductase, which yields MADGKTAIVTGAGTGIGKAVATTLLLNGWNIVFVGRRQNLLDEAIAAAGTTGARALGISCDITKPAEVDAMFDRAVDEFGRVDLLFNNAGMGFKPATVDEIPVEAWVDIVNVNLTGSFLCARAAFRVMRAQSPQGGRIINNGSISAHAPRPGSAPYTATKHAITGLTKSLALDGRPFDIACGQIDIGNALTDMARAMTVGVPQADGSIKAEPTMDPQQVADAVLHMASLPPEANVLFMTVMATKMPFVGRG from the coding sequence ATGGCAGATGGCAAGACAGCGATCGTGACCGGCGCGGGCACGGGCATCGGCAAGGCGGTCGCGACCACGCTACTCCTGAACGGCTGGAACATCGTTTTCGTCGGCCGTCGTCAGAACCTGCTGGACGAGGCGATCGCCGCGGCCGGCACGACCGGGGCGAGGGCGCTGGGGATCTCCTGCGACATCACCAAGCCGGCGGAAGTGGACGCCATGTTCGACCGCGCCGTGGACGAATTCGGCCGCGTCGACCTGCTGTTCAACAATGCCGGGATGGGCTTCAAGCCGGCGACCGTGGACGAAATCCCGGTCGAGGCCTGGGTGGATATCGTCAACGTCAACCTGACCGGCTCGTTCCTGTGCGCCCGCGCCGCCTTCCGGGTGATGAGGGCGCAGTCGCCGCAGGGCGGCCGCATCATCAACAACGGCTCCATCTCGGCGCATGCGCCGCGCCCGGGCTCGGCGCCCTACACGGCCACCAAGCACGCCATTACCGGACTGACCAAGTCTCTGGCGCTGGACGGGCGGCCGTTCGACATCGCCTGTGGCCAGATCGACATCGGCAATGCGCTGACCGACATGGCGCGGGCGATGACGGTGGGCGTGCCGCAGGCGGACGGCTCGATCAAGGCCGAGCCAACCATGGACCCGCAGCAGGTGGCAGATGCGGTTCTCCACATGGCAAGCCTGCCGCCGGAAGCGAACGTGCTGTTCATGACCGTGATGGCGACAAAGATGCCGTTCGTCGGACGGGGGTAG
- a CDS encoding IS630 family transposase (programmed frameshift) → MTRSYSLDLRERVAGFVGRGGTCHAAAAHFSVSVSFVVKLMAAYRASGSLKAKPEGGWRYSKLDPHRDFLVRRIAEQDDITMPELASELAGRDTVVAPSSISRWLIRNGYRFKKTLSASEQDRPDVAAARQEWVARQPRMRLEPHRLVFIDETGTTTKMTRLRGRCPKGQRLRSKAPFGHWKTQTFIAGLRCFGLTAPFVVDRPMNRCIFETYVETQLAPTLSKGDVVILDNLAAHKSPKAQAAIRARGAWMLFLPPYSPDLNPIEMAFSKLKAHLRTRAIRTIDRLWQAIGDICTLYPSTECQNYFKAAGYA, encoded by the exons ATGACCCGATCCTATTCGCTTGATCTTCGTGAGCGTGTTGCGGGCTTTGTGGGGCGCGGCGGGACGTGCCATGCGGCTGCGGCCCATTTCAGCGTTTCGGTGTCGTTCGTCGTCAAGCTGATGGCGGCGTATCGTGCGAGCGGCAGCCTCAAGGCAAAGCCGGAGGGCGGCTGGCGCTACTCGAAACTCGATCCGCACCGGGATTTCCTGGTGCGCCGGATCGCCGAGCAAGACGACATCACCATGCCGGAGCTGGCTTCCGAACTGGCCGGGCGAGACACGGTCGTCGCGCCGTCCTCGATCTCGCGCTGGCTGATCCGCAACGGCTACCGCTTC AAAAAAACGCTGTCCGCCAGCGAGCAGGACCGGCCCGACGTCGCAGCCGCGCGCCAGGAGTGGGTCGCCCGCCAGCCGAGGATGCGGCTTGAACCCCATCGCCTGGTGTTCATCGACGAGACCGGAACCACCACAAAGATGACGCGCCTGCGCGGCCGATGTCCAAAAGGCCAGCGGCTGCGCTCGAAGGCGCCGTTCGGGCACTGGAAGACCCAGACCTTCATTGCCGGGCTGAGATGCTTCGGCCTGACTGCGCCCTTCGTCGTCGACAGGCCGATGAACCGCTGCATCTTCGAAACCTATGTCGAGACCCAACTCGCACCGACGCTGTCCAAAGGCGACGTCGTCATCCTCGACAACCTCGCCGCCCACAAGAGCCCAAAGGCGCAGGCCGCCATCCGGGCGCGTGGCGCATGGATGCTGTTCCTGCCGCCCTACAGCCCCGATCTCAACCCCATCGAGATGGCCTTCTCAAAGCTGAAGGCTCACCTCAGGACGCGCGCCATCCGAACCATCGACCGCCTCTGGCAGGCCATCGGCGACATCTGCACCCTCTACCCATCAACCGAATGCCAGAACTACTTCAAGGCCGCCGGGTATGCCTGA